CTGAGCTTCTACTGCAAGGATAAATGTCCAGCAGGCTTCTGGATATATACATGACATGGCCCCTGCAGATTATCTTCATATATTGCAAAACATAAAAGAATGTGTGCCCATGCCAATTTATAAAGGATGAGGATTACAAATTCAGTCTGTTCTTGCCATCTTTTACTTCTCCGTCTTAATCTCTTCATTTTTAATTCAACTGTCATGCAGTTCAGGATCACGTAATAATTTAGTAAATTTAGAACAACAGATGATTCCAATATACCCCGATAAATGAATATTCGATAAAAAAATAACCTCgtcaaataaataatttttccggttataatataatatacacaatatatttttaacttcaataaataaataatctcattaaatatataaaatttttaGGTCCCTAACGTATTCATCTATCAAGATTTAACTGTATGTGCATGCATGAAGATTTTCTATAATTTAAATCACTGTCAAAAAGAAAAAGTTACACGTAATCATGAGAAAAATGTGAAATTCCACAAATTTAAACATTAACATAATCATGTCTCAATCATGTCTGCGGTCCTAGCTGAGTCTCCATCCATCAACTATATTGTAATTGCGAGGCTATAAGTTGACTGGTATTTAAAACTATtctatttaaaataataattttaattaaaaaaaatcttttttctttaatttttaagaaaataaacTTAAAACGCGGTGAAAATACCATGAAGTCATAAAAAACCAAGGGTCATCTAAAGCAATAAAATGTTTCacaaaaaagaagaaaaaaacaACTCCGACCCAACACTATAATACTTAACGGTGTAAATTTTGGTCTGAAACCAACTCTAACCCAACATTATAACTACATACGCAAGGAAGCTTTTGGGGATTTCCATCTGGGATGCATAGTTTGATCTAAGAATTTAGTAGCTATCTGTATTTAGGTTTTCAATGTCCATTTGAATAAGTAGATCCCAGTAAAGCTGCAACTTGCCAATTAAAAATGCATATGATTCATGTGAACAATTATTGCTTTCATGATTGCCAGTCTGCCACCACAGAGCTGCCAAAATCTGTATCCGCAATAGATTCCGCAACAGTAATTAGCATTAGTTTTGCTTAAGATATGCTCATGCAGGATGCAGCTGTGTGCTTTCTTGCAATTTGCTCAAGTCCTAATAATTCTACCGCACCTCCTGTTGTAGCGGTATCTCACTCGAGAGCGTGAATATCAAACTCAAGTTCTTTTTTCAAAGATTAAGGATACGCTTTTATAACTAAGACATACAATCCTCTGAAATATTAAGATCTTTAATAATCAATCAAAGCTTGATCAAGCAATGACCTCAAGTAGTAATTGCTTATTCCTTCGAGCTCTGAAATATTTAGAAATATTAATCTCTATTTTtcttttgcaagattttgtcaaAGGATTATTGACTCGTTTAAGTTCAAATTTTCCTCATGTGCTTCTCAACAGCGAGATACAATATAAAATGCCTCATGTGCTTCTCAACAGAGAGATACATATGAAATCTCCTGCTAAACATAGTGTTAGAGATCTTGCATGTGTCTCAGTTCTCTCAAATGCAAGCAACAAGGATTATTCTAAATTGAACAGCATAGACCCATATGGGCACTTGTCAGATATGTGCCTTGGTAACATGTGACACTGCTCAATTGAATTACTCCTGATTATGTAATACTTGCTACTAATTAACAATATATTTGAATTTAGTCAACTGCTGATCCTGGGACAGGGATGGAAACACAGAAAACTAAGGCATAGCACGCTGCTAATGAGACGGATATTGTTTATATGAAGAACAAAGTTGTGCATACATTCTGGCAATTTCGATGTTTAAACAAATTATTCTAGACAGCGTCCTCATCAAACACTTCATCATCCCGTAAACTCAAACCAGTATTGCATTATCTTAGTTTCATAATGAAATAGCAAACCTGTAAAAGAGTGAATTCTGAGAAATAAATGCAGAAAATTAAGCATGTTAAAGAAAAATCAACTGTAACTGATccacaaaaaaaattatttattaatataattcATCACGATACTTAAAATGGCTTCAATCACCACGATCTACAGAACTGTAAGATATCTATAGTATTTACAGGGGTTTACTTTGGCAAAATATCACAGATTTAATAAGAAATCTTCTTAGAGGCTTGATTTGGTGACTAGACAATCAATCTGAATAGAGCTGGAGAATGCTTATAGGAAATCCGCCAGAGATTATATGAATTTTTATACAGCCTTCAGAATTTCACAGCGCAGGCACAATTATTGTCAGAAACCACAACGTAAACATGTCATTCGCGTGAACCCCGAGAAGCTTGACAATTTCTTATTCTTATCACTTGTGTGTATAAGGCTTTTCAGATTTTGATACTATTTCACCTTGCTTCTCTGCTCCCCTTGCTCTCACGGTATAAAATTGCAAACTGTTCTGCAGAACTGCTAGTTTCCAAGTAGCAAATAGAAATTGTTTAGGGAAAGTGACAATGACAGCAAAAAATTACAGGTGTGAAAACCAAAGCAGACAACTTAAAGCGGGGTAGAGAAATACGTACTTGGGGGACACTGAACTATGTAACTCAGTACCAATAGTGGAGGGGTTCCGGTGGTTAGCATTTATTATAGAACCATCCTCAATAACTCTAGCAGATTCTGGAGAGCCCGCAAAACTTGCTGTTGAACTTCTAGAGGACACTCCTACAGAAACAATTAGGATCATGAGTTTTGCAATTTTTGAAGGGAGAATAAAACAGGTAAACTTGCATACAATATTTGGCATCAATCAGTAATACTCAAAGTATCCCTAGTAGCTGATACATTACTCAGTAACTATAATAGTGCTAATAAACAATTAAAAATAATCTTCCTGGATTTTTATTGCAAAGGCAAACCCAAATTCCAGATTAAAGGGAACTTAACTATATCCCTCGGCAAAGAAACAAATATCACAAAGCTGGAGCAAGGAGGAAATGTCGTCTATGAAAATATTCAATTTTCTATACACAAATGGAAAACACCTATAATTAACAATACACGATAGATATATACAATCAATTAAGATGCATACCTTGAAAAAGTATAACAAGACAGAAGACAACGGTGAAGAGCATGGCAAACAAGTTTCCACTTGacgatgatgatgatgatgatgccTTGGCAGCTTTCATTTTCTTCAATGCCTTCATTCGCTCAGTCCTTGCCCGTTTCATCATAGCTAACTGTGCAAACTCTTTAATGAGCTTCTGATCAGCAGCATCCAATGACAGACCTCTAGGTGGTCGGGGAGGTTTTGGAGCCTTCTTAGCACTCAACGTTTTACGTTTATCTCTCCCGGTATTATTTTCTTTTAGATCAGCAACCTCTTCTCCCTGCACCTTTTCATCCATCAACAATTTCAATCTTTCTGGAGAAGTCACAATACCATTTGATGATTTCAAATTCACTTCATTTTCTCCCTTTTCTATAACATCAGCACTAACAAATCCTCTAAATAACTTGTCAAACAAATTTTTATCTGAGTTGACAGCTGAAACATTGTCTGCTTGTCGCGCTTCATCACTAATATTCACACCGGCCTCAAGATCAATCACGGACTCCCTTTCTTCCAGAAGAAGTTGATCCATCAGGGCTATTGGTTCTCCTCTCCCAAAATCCTTCAATTCTGGAGACCAAACCAACCAAATCTTTCAGGAGAACTCATCAAACTCTCAAGAATATATGCCAACAATTAAAAAAAAAAGCTTCTCAATTTACCTAGGACCAAAATCCAGACTTAATAAACAATTAACTCCATCTCCATATCACAAGACAATTCCTTGAGAACCTCCACACAAATATCCAACTATTCTTTTTGCTAATTAAATTCCCACATTTTTTCCGAATTTCAAAATTCCCACATTGAACAATGAAAAAAAGGACTACAGAAAGAATCAGCAAgcaaaaaaaatatatacacTTCCTTAAAATTCTCCATAGTATATCATACATAATCACACATAATCAAAATTTCAAAACTTTCAATTCCATATAAAACAATAAATTTCAAAATGATCAATAAAGCTTAAAGGACAAAGTACTACAAGCCCACCAAAAGTGACATAAAAACACAATCTTTACACAAAACACGCATAAAAATCCAATCTTTCAAAATGCAAACAATCAATTACACAAAAAGACACAATCTTTACACAACACAAGCATAAAAAATCAATCTTGCAGAATGCAAACAATCAATTACACAAAAGAAAGACACAATCTTGAAAATGTATGTAATAAAAGGAACTAAATTTTTACCTTAGGGAGGAAATTAAGGAAAGCCCAGATCCAATGAAGGCCAAATGGAGTTGAAGGGGTTCCTTAAAATGTGAATGTGAGTGAGTGTGTGTGACACAGAAACAGAGACAAAAAAAAGATGAATGCACGAGGGTTTTGGGGACAAGCAAGAAAGTAGtaaatttatttcaatttttGAAAGTAGGACAGGGACTAATACTATACACTTCACTATTAAATGTACATTTATGTACACATGCATGTAATTTCAAACCATATGATTTCTGgtttatcaaaagaaaagaaaaagcatTCAACATTCGATTATATCAAAGAGAGGTCATCATTTGATATTCCTAAAAATCCTAGTCAAGCTCCACCGACACCAAGAGTGACTCTACATGCATGCATTTCATATTTTTTGGGAAATTATGTTCTTTTTCTTTATACAAATTTGATCATTTTATTTCTCCCATTTATGATAAATTAACTTTACTTGATTGTTTTATTTTCCTTTGAAACATGTTCTGATTTTCtgttcaaattttttaaaattgacTACAAATTTTATGTTGatatttcataattttaattttataagtTAGTTGAACTTTGTATCTTTTGTTGAAGAGGCGCGCAAGAGTCGGCAACTCTTTTATAATGAATATACTTAGTGACTTAACTTTTCACTTTCAAGAAATAAGATTTTAATTAtcattttatttttgaaaaaagtAATTCTTTTAATTACAAGTTAAAGTAAAAATGATCAAAATATCACTACTCAGAAAAAACTATTTTTTATCAGAAAAAACACAAGCTAATTATACatttatagaaaaacaaaaaATCATGCGATAAAAGCACAACAACTTATTATATTGGGTTAACAACGTAAACGCATCTTACAATGCTTTTTCAGGAAAA
This genomic interval from Apium graveolens cultivar Ventura chromosome 8, ASM990537v1, whole genome shotgun sequence contains the following:
- the LOC141676536 gene encoding uncharacterized protein LOC141676536 isoform X1, yielding MDQLLLEERESVIDLEAGVNISDEARQADNVSAVNSDKNLFDKLFRGFVSADVIEKGENEVNLKSSNGIVTSPERLKLLMDEKVQGEEVADLKENNTGRDKRKTLSAKKAPKPPRPPRGLSLDAADQKLIKEFAQLAMMKRARTERMKALKKMKAAKASSSSSSSSGNLFAMLFTVVFCLVILFQGVSSRSSTASFAGSPESARVIEDGSIINANHRNPSTIGTELHSSVSPNSSAEQFAILYRESKGSREAR
- the LOC141676536 gene encoding uncharacterized protein LOC141676536 isoform X2, encoding MDQLLLEERESVIDLEAGVNISDEARQADNVSAVNSDKNLFDKLFRGFVSADVIEKGENEVNLKSSNGIVTSPERLKLLMDEKVQGEEVADLKENNTGRDKRKTLSAKKAPKPPRPPRGLSLDAADQKLIKEFAQLAMMKRARTERMKALKKMKAAKASSSSSSSSGNLFAMLFTVVFCLVILFQGVSSRSSTASFAGSPESARVIEDGSIINANHRNPSTIGTELHSSVSPNSAEQFAILYRESKGSREAR